GTTTGGTGTATTACTATGGTGAAGATCCGGTATTTAAAAATGAAAAGAAATTTCAGAAATGGAGATCTTTCGCTGAAAAGCATGGTTTCGAAATAGATTAGCAGGGATTTACCTATATTTACGTTCCTTAATGGAATGAAATTTAATAGAGATAAGGGTTTGATGTACAGGTTATTATTTATATTTACTTTATGTGTTTGTCCGTTTTTTGCTCAGGCGCAGGATGTTTTAAGCAAATTAGAAAAGGAATATAGCCATGCTTCAAATAATACTGCAGAGCAGCTTAATCTGGCTCCCAAATTTGCTACTGCCTTATTTTTCCATAAATTGAAATCCAGATCCTATCAGATTTTAGAAACCAATATTCGCATTGCAGCAAAACAGGCCGATGGGAAATATGCCACCATTTTGTATGCTGTGCAAGCTATGAATTACCGGCTGGATAATAAAGAAGCTGAATCTTCAAAAAGCCTGGAGATGGCAAGGGCGTATAGTTTAAAAACGAGCAGCAATGAAGCGAAAGGCTACTTACAGTATGCTAAGGGATGGATTCTAATACGTAGTAATAAAACGGCAGATGCCGTTGCCGCTTACCTGAAAGCCATTGACTATTACGAAAATTCGCCAACTACTTCTACACTATATGGGAGATTTGGCAACGCAGCGAAAGAATTGTCCACTATTTATTCCAATCTTAATGAATACCAGCTTGAAGAAAAATATAGCAAACAGTTTTTGCTGTTAGCATCCAAACAAAATGACCCCAATCTTATCTTCGATGCTTATATGCGAATGGGGTATGTGTATGAACAAAAGTACATTCAAAATCCATCAAATACGGAACTGAGAAATAAAACAGAACAGTATTATCTGCAGGCTATTACAACTTTTAACAAGAATAAAGATGCCATGCTCAACAGGAGCAGCCTTTCCTATGCTGCCATCAACCTAGCGAATTTGTATACGGGTTTTGACAGCGATAAAGCAATGCAGTATGCCCAGCTGGCCAATAAGGTCAGTCTTGAAACCGGTGATGCTATTCATATTGCTTCTTCATTTGGGATTCTGGCAGAACTGGCTCTACAGGATAAAAATTATGATTTAGCCAAATCTTATTTTTTAAAAGCCTCCATGGAGATTGGAAAAAGCCCGGTGAGAGATCATAATATAGAATTATCTATTCTTGAATCTCTATCCAGAATTAGTGAAGAGCAGGGGAATTACAAAGAAGCGTTGACTTCTTATAAAAGTTATGTTGATAAATACAAAAGTGTTTACGACCAGGAAAAACTGGATATTACCAAAAGATTAGAATCACAGTTTGATAAAGAGAGACAAGAACAGAAATA
The window above is part of the Chryseobacterium sp. MA9 genome. Proteins encoded here:
- a CDS encoding histidine kinase, producing MKFNRDKGLMYRLLFIFTLCVCPFFAQAQDVLSKLEKEYSHASNNTAEQLNLAPKFATALFFHKLKSRSYQILETNIRIAAKQADGKYATILYAVQAMNYRLDNKEAESSKSLEMARAYSLKTSSNEAKGYLQYAKGWILIRSNKTADAVAAYLKAIDYYENSPTTSTLYGRFGNAAKELSTIYSNLNEYQLEEKYSKQFLLLASKQNDPNLIFDAYMRMGYVYEQKYIQNPSNTELRNKTEQYYLQAITTFNKNKDAMLNRSSLSYAAINLANLYTGFDSDKAMQYAQLANKVSLETGDAIHIASSFGILAELALQDKNYDLAKSYFLKASMEIGKSPVRDHNIELSILESLSRISEEQGNYKEALTSYKSYVDKYKSVYDQEKLDITKRLESQFDKERQEQKYIKLQLESDKKAQEIKLINILRAQREQVYNNLKLVEENQRERLKFSELESEKKEQQLRLAKLETQQKNNDINNFKKLLAFKEKINTYYIFFIIFFIVLILLLLYAYKQRAKSMKQRDELHALAMEKEKQNSKISTLTALLEGQEQERGRLARDLHDGLGGLLSGTKHQLSYLNPHQSENIEEGISKSIDQIDGAVEELRRVAHNLMPDLLTKYGLEVAIQEFASRISNNALEIHTEFINYSNSISQEKQLIIYRIIQELVNNAIKHADTSEIIVQISEEENLLNLTVEDNGKGFDHTSLDVRKTAGFHNIELRVQFLKGTMNITSELNIGTSIELQIPIH